Below is a genomic region from Jiangella gansuensis DSM 44835.
CCTGGCCCGGCTACGGCTGGCGGCACCATCCGGCAGCACACATGTGGGCCGGGTACGAGGAGGCGCTGGCCCGCTACGGCCTGACCGTCTGCGCGCACTGGCGATCGCTCGGCCACCGCGACACCTGCGCCGCGACCATCGCGACCGACCTGGCGGCCGCCACCGGCCTCACGACGGCGCGTACCCAGCCCGAGCTCGCCGCGGCCGGCGAGCTGCCGCCCTGGCTCGGCGGCCGGGAGTTCCACCGGTCCCACCGGTCCGCGCTGCTGCGCAAGGATCCCGGCCACTACGGCCGATGGTTCACCGACGTCCCGCCCGATCTGCCCTACGTCTGGCCAGCCTCCGACCGGCCCCGATAGGGCTTCGTGCTGCTGTGGCGACGACTGGCGCGCCGTGATCACACCGCTGACAGCAGATCGCTCTCGAGAGTGAAGACCCCGGCCCGGCCGGAGCTCGATACTTGAGCGATGACGCGAATCGGCGAGGCCGGCAGGCGGCTGGCGGAGCGCACACGGGAGCTGCCCGCGATCGTCGTCGACGCCGCGATCGTCGCCGCATGCTGGCTCTACGTCCTGGCCGACGCCGGGGTCGCCGACCGCCTCACCTGGTGGGTGCCGGCGGCGGCCGGCCTCAACGTGCTGCCGCTGCTGTGGCGGCGGCGGTATCCGTTCGCGGTCGCCGCCATCACCGGGACCACGACCACCTGGTTGGCGATGACGGACGTGCTCAGCGATGTGCCGGCCGCTCAGCTGGTGGCCACATACACGTTCGCCGCCTTGTCGCCGCCGATGAAGCGGCTGATCGCGGCGGCCGCGACCATCGCGGGCATCACGGTGTCGATCCTGGTGCCGCGGGACGAGGCGCTCAATCTCGGCGTCGTGGGCATCCTGTTCGCCGTCGCGTACGCGCTCGGCACCTCCGCGCGGGCCCGCCGCAACCGGATCGAACTGCTGGAGGAGCGCGAGCTGCGGCTCACCCGCGAACAGGAGACCGCGGCGGTGCGGGAGCGCCAGCGCATCGCCCGCGAGATGCACGATATCCTGGCCCACGCGATGAGCCTGGTCGCCGTCCAGGCGGAGGCCGGACCGGTGGTGGTGCGCAGCGACCCCGACAAGGCCGCCGCCATGTTCGACACCATCGCCGCCACCTCCCGCGATGCACTGTCCCAGTTGCGCCGCACACTGGGGGTGCTGCGAGCCGACGAGGCGGAGCGGGAGCCACCGCCGGGTATCGACGCCGTGCCCGGGTTGATCGAGAGGGTCCGGTCCGCCGGCCTGGCGGCCGGCTTCACCCAGGACGGGCGGCCGCGGCCGTTGCCGCCGGACCTCGCCGCCACCGTCTACCGCATCGTCCAGGAGTCGCTCACCAACGCCGTCAAGCACGCCGCGGCCGACCGCGTCGACGTCCGGTTCACGTGGTCGGCCGGCGCGCTGCGACTGGAGGTCACCGACGACGGACGGGGCCCCGGACAGGCCTCGTCGCCCGGGCCGAACCGCGGCGGACACGGTCTGACCGGGATGCGCGAACGGGTGGCCGCGGCCGGTGGCAGTCTCGACGTCGGGCCCGGCCCGGACGGTACGGGCTTTCGCGTGATGGCCACCGTGCCCTTAGATTGACCCGTGCCCGAACCCATCCGCGTGCTGATCGCCGACGACCAAGCCCTGGTGCGCGACGGTTTCTCGATGATCCTCGGCGCGCAACCGGACCTCGTCGTCGTCGGTGAGGCCGCGGACGGCGCCCAGGCGATCCGGATGGCCGCCGAGCTGCGCCCGGACGTCGTCCTCATGGATGTGCGGATGCCCGACGTCGACGGTATCGAGGCCACCACGGCGATCTGCCGCGACACCGCCGCCAAGGTGCTGGTCCTCACCACGTTCGACATCGACGAGTACGTCTACGACGCGTTGCGGGCCGGTGCCAGCGGGTTCCTGCTCAAGGACATGCGCCGCGACGAGCTCGTCGACGCGGTCCGCGTGGTGGCGGGCGGCGACGCCCTGTTGGCCCCGTCGGTCACCCGCCGGCTGATCGCGGACGTCGTCGGCCGGTCCCGGACGGCGACCGGCTCCGGCACAGCGCCCCGCCGGGACGACCGCCGGCTCGACGCACTCACCGCTCGTGAGACGGAGACGCTGCGCCAGGTCGCACGCGGGCTGTCCAATGCCGAGATCGCCGCCGAGCTGTTCGTCACCGAACACACCGTGAAGACGCACGTCAGCAGCGTGCTCAGCAAGCTGCAGCTGCGCGACCGAGTGCAGGCCGTGGTGCTGGCCTACGAGTCCGGGCTGGTCCAGCCGGGCGAGCCGCACACCTGAGCGGCTGGGCGCCCTCACTCCTGAGAACGAGAGCACCACCCGCGGGAGTGGTCTTGTAGTCCGCTCTTCGCGGCGATCCGCCGGAGGGGGTCCGAGGAGAACCATCGAGGCAGTCAACAGATCCTCGATGGGAGGCAGTCATGTTCCGCTGGATCTCAGGGTTCACGATCCGCCGGCCGTACGTCGTCGTGCTCGCCTGGGTCGCCGTCGTGGCCGTCGGCTTCGGCATCGGCACAGGCGTGTTCGGGCGCCTGATCTCCGATGTCGGCACGGTGAGCGGCAGCGAGTCGATGCGGGCCGAGCAGCGGCTGGAGGAGGTCGCACCGCAGCCGGACACCATCACCGCCATCGTCACCGGGTCGGTCGACGACCCGGAGCTGCGCGAGCAGGTCACAGCGGCGGTCGCGGACGTCCGGACGCTGCCCGGCATCGCCGACGTCAGCGATCCGCTGCCGTCGCCGGCCACCGGCGAGGCCTACCTGATCGAGGTCGCGCTGACGCCGGGCGACACCCAGGAGGACGCCGCGGAGGACGCCGCGGACCGGCTCGCCGACGTGGACGCCGGCGCGGTCACCGTCGCCGGCGGTCCGCTGTCCGAAGCCGAGTTCGGCGAACAGGCCCAGGAGGACGTCGCGCGCGCCGAGTTGCTGAGCATGCCGGTCGTGCTGATCCTGCTGCTCATCGTGTTCGGCGGGTTCCTCGCGGCCGGACTCCCGCTGCTGGTGGCCGGCGTCGGCGTCGGCGGCACGTTCGGTGTTCTCTACGCGTTCAGCCTCGTCTCCGACGTGTCGGTGTACGCCGTCCAGATCACCACGATGCTCGCGGTCGGACTGGCCGTCGACTACGCGCTGCTG
It encodes:
- a CDS encoding MSMEG_6728 family protein, coding for MQTFLPYPDFTASARVLDQRRLGRQRVEALQLLRAITWPGYGWRHHPAAHMWAGYEEALARYGLTVCAHWRSLGHRDTCAATIATDLAAATGLTTARTQPELAAAGELPPWLGGREFHRSHRSALLRKDPGHYGRWFTDVPPDLPYVWPASDRPR
- a CDS encoding sensor histidine kinase; protein product: MTRIGEAGRRLAERTRELPAIVVDAAIVAACWLYVLADAGVADRLTWWVPAAAGLNVLPLLWRRRYPFAVAAITGTTTTWLAMTDVLSDVPAAQLVATYTFAALSPPMKRLIAAAATIAGITVSILVPRDEALNLGVVGILFAVAYALGTSARARRNRIELLEERELRLTREQETAAVRERQRIAREMHDILAHAMSLVAVQAEAGPVVVRSDPDKAAAMFDTIAATSRDALSQLRRTLGVLRADEAEREPPPGIDAVPGLIERVRSAGLAAGFTQDGRPRPLPPDLAATVYRIVQESLTNAVKHAAADRVDVRFTWSAGALRLEVTDDGRGPGQASSPGPNRGGHGLTGMRERVAAAGGSLDVGPGPDGTGFRVMATVPLD
- a CDS encoding response regulator, whose translation is MPEPIRVLIADDQALVRDGFSMILGAQPDLVVVGEAADGAQAIRMAAELRPDVVLMDVRMPDVDGIEATTAICRDTAAKVLVLTTFDIDEYVYDALRAGASGFLLKDMRRDELVDAVRVVAGGDALLAPSVTRRLIADVVGRSRTATGSGTAPRRDDRRLDALTARETETLRQVARGLSNAEIAAELFVTEHTVKTHVSSVLSKLQLRDRVQAVVLAYESGLVQPGEPHT